A genomic region of Nostoc sp. UHCC 0702 contains the following coding sequences:
- a CDS encoding GUN4 domain-containing protein, with protein sequence MVKNWALAIGINQYDFLQPLKYAKRDAKLMQEFFRNEAGFDRVFWFSDDSPDLGSEPTRPYRANLLRLLQQLFAKPFMEAGDNFWFFFSGYGMVHANHDYLMPSDGDPEDIENTAISISYLTECLRNCGSDNIILILDACRQQHKKSGEGIGRHTQKIARQTGVISILSCSPDEYSYEIDALQKGVFTHALLEGLGTQGQCATVERLNQYLSFRVPELVHHFQLARQTPHTIAEPVTKSHLIFAPKYATKHDISKLQIDAVQAEVNQNLELAEQLWIRVNAAASSPDIDAVKAIERIAQLRVEACATQKHLTPQISSLNGSPLHEKRNYDLHSNLDGRSFNQSLGLGRTTTAKHQQKSTLTIPDIAIDDLSSERGIDYKPLRDLLAAGKWKQADRETLAVMLKVAGREKEGWLNIESINLFPETDLYTIDQLWLKFSNGHFGFSVQKQIWESVGGQPDADYDTWWKFCDRIGWRVNQNWLFYSDLTFSTDAPLGHFPAMGTVNLLTVWRGWVVGLFSCLVGFSVLALRLTKCDRRHIVL encoded by the coding sequence ATGGTAAAAAACTGGGCGTTAGCGATTGGTATTAATCAGTACGACTTCTTACAACCGCTAAAGTATGCCAAGCGGGATGCAAAGTTAATGCAGGAGTTTTTTCGCAACGAAGCAGGTTTTGATCGGGTTTTCTGGTTTTCCGATGACTCACCTGATCTTGGTAGCGAACCCACTCGTCCTTATCGTGCTAACTTGTTGCGACTGTTACAGCAGTTATTTGCAAAACCGTTTATGGAGGCGGGAGATAACTTTTGGTTTTTCTTTAGCGGTTATGGAATGGTACACGCTAACCACGATTACCTTATGCCCTCTGATGGAGATCCAGAGGATATAGAAAACACAGCTATTTCTATTAGTTACCTCACCGAATGCCTACGCAACTGTGGATCTGATAATATTATCTTAATATTAGATGCTTGTCGCCAACAGCACAAGAAAAGTGGGGAAGGAATTGGGCGACACACGCAAAAAATAGCACGTCAAACTGGGGTTATCAGCATCTTATCCTGTAGTCCAGATGAATACTCCTATGAAATCGACGCATTACAAAAAGGTGTCTTTACCCATGCGCTACTGGAAGGTTTAGGTACTCAGGGACAATGTGCCACTGTTGAGCGGTTGAATCAGTATCTCAGTTTTCGAGTACCGGAACTTGTGCATCACTTTCAGTTGGCTCGACAAACACCTCATACCATAGCTGAGCCAGTAACTAAGTCCCACCTGATTTTCGCACCAAAATACGCAACTAAGCATGATATCAGCAAGCTACAGATAGATGCTGTGCAAGCTGAAGTTAATCAGAATCTAGAATTAGCAGAGCAATTATGGATTCGGGTAAATGCTGCGGCTTCTAGTCCAGACATAGATGCAGTCAAAGCAATCGAAAGAATCGCTCAGTTGCGGGTGGAAGCTTGTGCAACTCAAAAACACCTCACACCTCAAATCTCTTCTTTAAATGGTTCGCCTCTGCATGAGAAGAGGAATTACGACCTACACTCGAATCTCGACGGGCGTAGCTTCAACCAGAGTTTGGGGCTAGGGCGTACAACAACTGCAAAACACCAACAAAAATCAACCCTGACAATACCAGACATTGCAATTGATGACCTCAGTTCGGAACGGGGAATAGACTATAAACCTTTGCGCGATTTGCTAGCAGCTGGTAAGTGGAAACAAGCAGATCGAGAAACTCTGGCTGTGATGTTGAAGGTTGCTGGCCGAGAAAAAGAAGGCTGGCTGAACATAGAATCTATTAATCTGTTTCCGGAAACCGACCTTTATACCATTGACCAACTTTGGCTAAAGTTCAGCAATGGACATTTTGGTTTTAGCGTCCAAAAGCAAATTTGGGAAAGCGTTGGTGGACAACCTGATGCTGATTATGATACATGGTGGAAGTTTTGCGATCGCATCGGCTGGCGTGTAAATCAAAATTGGCTATTTTACTCTGACCTCACCTTCTCTACAGATGCACCTTTGGGACATTTTCCTGCAATGGGAACGGTGAATCTTTTGACAGTTTGGCGGGGTTGGGTAGTGGGTTTATTCTCTTGCCTTGTCGGATTCTCTGTTTTAGCATTGAGATTGACAAAATGTGATCGCCGCCATATCGTACTTTAA